The proteins below come from a single Saccharopolyspora sp. SCSIO 74807 genomic window:
- a CDS encoding AAA family ATPase, producing the protein MAERTSAEQDPVGARLAGRDDVLAEVLRTVQAKDVPVTLLSGAAGSGRTAVLAEVRDRCTAAGARVLEMRATEPDRSTPYGALYRLLSEVGELAPAAGEARGSVLALVAKLSAAPDPATSQPIAAQLAGALHAATRNMRPLVVLADDAQWLDDATAALLEPLVQRMNGNSFSIVLSARSDVDSGRGVAALRRLRAAGLVRTVTLRPLTRLHSARLIARTLQAKPDAEVVDMLHGAARGLPAALEAGIDAYRRAEALSIVDRHAYLVSHEERPALDDRHPLLAPVRDAGGQSWAVARAMSLLAPLGEQAPRLAGAAIGLDPETVRDALERLRERRVLIRSGRRWRFRVPMVGVALEAGLGPFERRNLAAAAVTAIWDGSAQAEDPAYLPDRLIDAGALVDPQRAGRELLETGGQRIFQDTANASRWLQAAADKLGDPASRAMALMGNAAACTSRSRLSETAENARDLLSRHAAELEPQLLQMSVLSYLSVIASIGDHTALRHIAEAETPMPGGRAQQVVAQAFALGWQDEWVAGRRLLDENRELWAGAEPVLEDHVNTYRSGVALMQGDTTELFRFIEDPALWRGGDLPTQRLETVRYEVNMLLALGELQDATELMRRYELPPSQLSEIGRFIVEHSRGDWLHALDIARRYMAAPVHRVESVGWAMLHMGAAQVHTEGGMLARARHMIQRAGGGSFAYLFRFAEAQVSRALGEHEDADALLREAVRISEETGFAIGTELLWAEVALRAELREDHVEAQEALARLEKMAARLGTGRAELALRLTEARMHGDLAAADAAVALARERGQRYEQIITFSGVAKAGFHTAKLLPEAYELAGELGSLLQRSRLRRAMREHGVPVPDRTTATRENERLLAVLVTEGLTNRQLATVLGATEKSVEGRLTRMFARIGYRSRVELAAAMVTGEYPG; encoded by the coding sequence ATCGCTGCACCGCCGCCGGTGCGCGAGTGCTGGAGATGCGGGCCACGGAGCCGGACCGCTCGACTCCGTACGGTGCGCTGTACCGGCTGTTGTCGGAAGTGGGCGAACTCGCTCCCGCGGCCGGGGAGGCGCGCGGATCGGTGCTCGCGCTGGTGGCCAAGCTCAGCGCCGCGCCGGACCCGGCCACCTCGCAGCCCATCGCGGCGCAGCTGGCCGGTGCGCTGCACGCGGCGACCCGCAACATGCGGCCGCTGGTGGTGCTGGCCGACGACGCGCAGTGGCTCGACGATGCCACCGCCGCGCTGCTGGAGCCGCTGGTGCAGCGGATGAACGGCAATTCGTTCTCGATCGTGCTGTCCGCTCGGTCCGATGTGGACTCCGGTAGGGGAGTTGCGGCGCTGCGGCGGCTGCGCGCGGCCGGGCTGGTGCGCACGGTGACGCTGCGCCCGCTGACCAGGCTGCACAGCGCCCGGCTGATCGCCCGGACATTGCAGGCGAAACCGGACGCGGAAGTCGTCGACATGCTGCACGGCGCGGCCCGCGGACTGCCCGCGGCGCTGGAGGCGGGCATCGACGCCTACCGGCGCGCCGAGGCGCTGAGCATCGTGGACCGGCACGCCTACCTGGTCTCGCACGAGGAACGTCCTGCGCTGGACGATCGGCATCCGCTGCTGGCTCCGGTGCGCGACGCAGGCGGGCAGTCCTGGGCGGTGGCGCGCGCGATGAGCCTGCTCGCGCCGCTGGGCGAACAGGCGCCGCGGCTGGCCGGAGCGGCCATCGGGCTCGACCCGGAAACCGTGCGGGACGCGCTGGAACGACTCCGCGAGCGTCGCGTGCTGATCCGCTCCGGACGGCGTTGGCGGTTCCGGGTGCCGATGGTCGGCGTTGCGCTGGAAGCCGGGCTCGGACCGTTCGAGCGCCGCAACCTCGCGGCCGCGGCGGTCACCGCGATCTGGGACGGCTCGGCGCAAGCAGAAGACCCTGCTTACTTGCCGGACCGGCTGATCGACGCGGGCGCGCTGGTCGATCCGCAGCGCGCGGGGCGGGAACTGCTCGAAACGGGCGGACAGCGCATCTTCCAGGACACCGCGAACGCCTCGCGCTGGCTGCAAGCGGCCGCGGACAAGCTCGGCGATCCGGCCTCGCGCGCCATGGCGCTGATGGGAAACGCCGCCGCGTGCACCTCGCGCAGCCGCTTGAGCGAGACCGCTGAGAACGCCCGCGACCTGCTCAGCAGGCACGCCGCCGAGCTGGAACCGCAGCTGCTGCAGATGTCGGTGCTGTCCTACCTGTCCGTGATCGCCAGCATCGGTGACCACACCGCGCTGCGGCACATCGCCGAGGCGGAGACCCCGATGCCGGGCGGGCGGGCGCAGCAAGTCGTGGCGCAGGCGTTCGCGCTGGGCTGGCAGGACGAATGGGTGGCGGGCCGCCGCCTGCTGGACGAGAACCGCGAACTGTGGGCCGGGGCGGAACCGGTGCTGGAAGACCACGTGAACACCTACCGCAGCGGCGTCGCGCTGATGCAGGGCGACACCACCGAGCTGTTCCGGTTCATCGAGGATCCGGCGCTGTGGCGGGGCGGCGACCTGCCGACGCAACGGCTCGAAACGGTCCGCTACGAAGTCAACATGCTGCTCGCGCTGGGCGAGTTGCAGGATGCGACGGAACTGATGCGGCGCTACGAGCTGCCGCCGTCGCAGCTTTCGGAGATCGGCCGGTTCATCGTCGAGCACAGCCGCGGCGACTGGCTGCACGCGCTGGACATCGCCCGGCGCTACATGGCCGCTCCGGTGCACCGCGTCGAGTCCGTCGGCTGGGCGATGCTGCACATGGGCGCGGCGCAGGTGCACACCGAAGGCGGGATGCTCGCCCGCGCGCGGCACATGATCCAGCGGGCCGGGGGCGGATCGTTCGCCTACCTCTTCCGGTTCGCCGAAGCGCAGGTCTCGCGCGCCCTCGGCGAGCACGAGGACGCCGACGCCCTGCTGCGCGAAGCCGTGCGCATCTCCGAGGAGACCGGGTTCGCGATCGGCACCGAACTGCTGTGGGCCGAGGTCGCGCTGCGCGCCGAGCTGCGCGAAGACCACGTCGAGGCGCAGGAAGCGTTGGCACGGCTGGAAAAAATGGCCGCCCGGCTCGGCACCGGCCGCGCCGAGCTGGCACTGCGGCTGACCGAGGCGCGGATGCACGGCGACCTGGCGGCCGCGGACGCCGCGGTGGCGCTGGCCCGCGAGCGCGGCCAGCGCTATGAGCAGATCATCACCTTCAGCGGTGTCGCCAAAGCCGGGTTCCACACCGCGAAGCTGCTGCCGGAAGCCTACGAACTGGCGGGTGAACTGGGCTCGCTGCTGCAACGTTCGCGGCTGCGGCGGGCGATGCGCGAGCACGGCGTCCCGGTGCCCGACCGCACCACCGCGACCCGCGAGAACGAGCGGCTGCTGGCGGTGCTGGTGACCGAGGGCCTGACCAACCGGCAACTGGCCACTGTGCTCGGCGCCACGGAGAAGAGCGTGGAAGGGCGGCTCACCCGGATGTTCGCCCGCATCGGCTACCGGTCCAGAGTGGAACTGGCCGCGGCGATGGTCACCGGCGAGTACCCGGGCTGA